A DNA window from Bacteroidetes bacterium SB0662_bin_6 contains the following coding sequences:
- a CDS encoding DUF1508 domain-containing protein, translating to MIVMTSNRYEVYRDSEKKWRWRLIVPRHGIVATSSQGFDTRDECVRQIRMVRSNVHSPVYDISAANPILAAF from the coding sequence ATGATTGTTATGACAAGCAACCGATACGAGGTGTACAGGGACAGCGAGAAAAAATGGCGCTGGCGCCTCATCGTTCCTCGTCATGGGATCGTTGCCACTTCCTCCCAGGGTTTCGACACAAGGGACGAGTGCGTTCGGCAAATACGTATGGTGCGATCGAACGTGCATTCGCCCGTATATGACATATCTGCGGCGAACCCCATTCTGGCTGCATTCTGA
- a CDS encoding FAD-dependent oxidoreductase: protein MKKRVVIIGGGMAGLAAAYTLRNRDIDVLLFEANDRMGGRAFGEVVDGFHIDAGTDFFCSSYDVAFRICKELGLPLLRSKMNLGWYKNGRWSVSALSLSPRSIAGNLATLWNLDFVSPRGFWPFLKFVRDLRRQQEYLNFSSEGRIAEIDGEESFGDYLNRIGAPDSLKVTIEGFLKMTMGHVEHASEAYMRTYFSEMFMKANQIYVPEKGACTLSYALAGACEDVVRTSTPVQRVIRERERERERERERENVAKGVIVDGGLVEADAVICAVPATKVPDIIPDLPAGVRRVLGGVTYSSGCRVVIGLDRPPLPLGWHGALYPEDETPLLLDRSINLPACAPAGKNTLDLLVGRDRAEELIPMDDEEIRHRMLQDARRNPPPGSDLPNDDEGLFTRVYRWKEAVCMMQPGMFTAIANMRDELDQSVENLFLAGDYMRVPSVNGALASGVDAANEAARYVSKAAT, encoded by the coding sequence ATGAAAAAACGGGTGGTTATTATTGGCGGCGGCATGGCTGGACTGGCTGCTGCCTACACGCTAAGGAACAGGGATATTGACGTCTTGTTGTTCGAGGCCAACGACCGGATGGGCGGACGTGCGTTCGGTGAGGTAGTCGATGGGTTTCACATTGACGCCGGGACGGACTTCTTCTGCTCTTCCTACGATGTTGCCTTCCGCATATGCAAGGAATTGGGATTGCCTTTGCTGCGTTCGAAGATGAACCTCGGCTGGTATAAAAATGGCCGCTGGTCTGTCTCGGCATTAAGCCTATCGCCTCGCAGCATCGCCGGAAACTTGGCAACGTTGTGGAATCTGGATTTTGTATCACCCCGGGGATTCTGGCCATTCCTGAAGTTTGTCAGAGATTTAAGGAGGCAGCAGGAATACTTGAATTTCTCCAGCGAAGGTCGGATCGCAGAAATCGATGGAGAGGAGAGTTTCGGAGATTACCTTAATAGGATCGGTGCGCCTGATTCCCTCAAGGTCACTATTGAAGGATTCCTGAAAATGACGATGGGGCATGTCGAACACGCCAGTGAAGCGTACATGCGGACCTATTTCTCGGAAATGTTTATGAAGGCCAACCAGATATACGTACCGGAAAAGGGCGCCTGCACCCTTTCTTACGCTCTGGCCGGTGCTTGCGAAGACGTTGTTCGCACCTCGACACCGGTGCAGCGGGTGATTAGAGAGAGAGAGAGAGAGAGAGAGAGAGAGAGAGAGAGAGAGAACGTCGCAAAGGGCGTAATTGTTGATGGCGGGCTTGTCGAAGCAGATGCAGTCATCTGTGCCGTTCCCGCCACAAAGGTGCCGGACATCATTCCAGACCTTCCCGCCGGTGTTCGCCGTGTGCTTGGCGGGGTGACTTATTCGTCCGGTTGTCGGGTAGTGATCGGCCTCGACCGTCCGCCGCTTCCTCTCGGCTGGCATGGCGCCTTGTATCCGGAAGACGAGACTCCGCTTCTTTTGGACAGGTCGATCAATCTTCCCGCTTGTGCTCCTGCGGGCAAGAACACGCTCGATCTTCTTGTCGGTCGTGATCGTGCCGAAGAACTGATCCCAATGGATGATGAAGAAATCCGGCACCGGATGCTTCAGGATGCACGCAGGAACCCTCCTCCCGGCTCCGACCTCCCAAACGACGACGAAGGCTTGTTCACCCGTGTGTATCGCTGGAAAGAGGCCGTGTGCATGATGCAGCCAGGCATGTTCACCGCCATAGCAAACATGCGGGACGAATTAGACCAGAGCGTAGAGAACCTCTTCCTGGCCGGTGACTACATGCGTGTGCCATCCGTAA